A genomic stretch from Erwinia sp. E_sp_B01_1 includes:
- the ftnA gene encoding non-heme ferritin translates to MLTADMTAKLNDQLNLEFFSANLYLQMSAWCADKGFEGAAAFMREHSAEEMQHMQRLFNYLSDTGAMPVLGSIAAPPVTFNSLNEVLEQAYEHEKLITSKINELAHAAMTTQDYSTFNFLQWYVSEQHEEEKLFKSVLDKLALVGTGGQGMFFVDKDLMKMSSTSNPQS, encoded by the coding sequence ATGCTGACTGCTGATATGACCGCCAAACTGAACGATCAATTAAATCTTGAGTTCTTTTCTGCCAATCTTTATCTGCAAATGAGTGCCTGGTGTGCTGATAAAGGCTTTGAGGGCGCTGCAGCGTTTATGCGTGAGCACTCAGCAGAAGAGATGCAGCACATGCAGCGTCTGTTCAACTACCTCAGTGACACCGGAGCCATGCCGGTTCTGGGTTCCATTGCGGCCCCGCCGGTTACCTTTAACTCGCTGAATGAAGTGCTGGAACAGGCTTACGAGCACGAAAAGCTGATCACCAGTAAAATCAACGAGCTGGCTCATGCAGCCATGACTACCCAGGACTATTCGACCTTTAACTTCCTGCAATGGTACGTTTCCGAGCAGCATGAAGAAGAGAAACTGTTCAAATCAGTGCTGGATAAACTGGCGCTGGTGGGTACCGGTGGACAGGGTATGTTCTTCGTCGATAAAGACCTGATGAAAATGAGCAGCACCAGCAATCCTCAGTCTTAA